A region of Diabrotica undecimpunctata isolate CICGRU unplaced genomic scaffold, icDiaUnde3 ctg00001753.1, whole genome shotgun sequence DNA encodes the following proteins:
- the LOC140431707 gene encoding uncharacterized protein translates to MEELENRYDTFNMYKKVKEAAGIFNKKQTALLKDEHGKVIFEVEDKLKEWENYVTNLFEDDRSSSPPDITNCDGPLIIRSEVIKATQSSKDGRATDPDEIPTEIYKLIDDSNVLEAMTLFFNTIYTSGQVPS, encoded by the coding sequence ATGGAAGAACTTGAAAACAGATACGACAcgtttaacatgtataaaaaagtgaaagaagcgGCTGGTATCTTCAATAAGAAGCAAACTGCATTGCTAAAGGATGAACAtggtaaagtaatatttgaagtagaGGACAAACTTAAAGAATGGGAAAATTACGTCACGAACCTATTCGAAGACGATAGGAGTAGTTCACCTCCCGATATTACTAACTGCGACGGACCGCTAATAATACGCTCTGAGGTTATAAAAGCCACACAATCATCAAAAGATGGCAGAGCGACTGATCCTGATGAAATTCCAACTGAAATATACAAGCTTATAGATGATAGCAATGTTTTAGAGGCTATGACTTtgtttttcaataccatttataccagcggacaAGTACCTAGTG